TCACCCCCGTATTGCCGTCCAAGAGGGATAGGGACATCGACCATGCCAATAGCGTGCTGGACAGATACAATTCCGCCTTCAACGCTTCCGTCTCCTACCTGATGGATACCAGGGGTACGACTGTGGCATCCTCCAATCGTAAGGAACCGGACAGCTTTGTGGGGAAATCCTATCATTTTCGTCCTTACTTTCAGGAAGCGGTCAGGGGCCTGTCCGCTCGTTATTTTGCCCTGGGCGTCACTTCCGGAAAAAGAGGGCTCTATACAAGCCATCCGGTTAAGGACCGTCAGGGTAGAGTGCTTGGCGTGGTCGCGATGAAAAAGGATCTTGACGAGATGGAGAGCTTTTTAAAAAAATATCCCTTTTGCTTTCTCGTCAACCCGGACGGTGTCATTTTCCTTTCCAGTTCGCCGGCAATGGTCCTGAAAACTCTATGGCCTCTCGACAAAGCGGTACGGGACAAACTGATCGCTTCACGGCAATTCGGCAGTAAACTCTCTGGAACCTCCTTTTTGGAAAGGGAGATCATTGGTGATATCGAAGTTGCCCTGGAAGGAAAGGATTATATTGCTTCCAGGAGGGTTATCGGCAGCGACGGATGGTCGATCGTGCTTCTGGCCCCGACAGATCATATCGGGGTCTACAAATTGGCCGGCGCGTTTGCAACGATTTCCGTATGCCTTCTAATTGTGATCCTTTCAGGCATCATCTATTCCACGGGACAAGCCAGAGAGGCCATTCGGCAAAGCGAGGAAGACAAACGCCTGTTGCTCGACGCGGCCGGAGAAGGCATATTCGGGGTCGATACCGCGGGGCGGGTGACCTTTGTCAACCCTGCCGCCCTGCGCATGCTTGGATTTGCCGAA
The Syntrophorhabdaceae bacterium DNA segment above includes these coding regions:
- a CDS encoding cache domain-containing protein, giving the protein MNRRHFLYSLPMILLLIVIFAGWFATDYLGKKARQEIIGRNQASLLSVSTHLSSTLANIEGAIISLAGSPWITPVLPSKRDRDIDHANSVLDRYNSAFNASVSYLMDTRGTTVASSNRKEPDSFVGKSYHFRPYFQEAVRGLSARYFALGVTSGKRGLYTSHPVKDRQGRVLGVVAMKKDLDEMESFLKKYPFCFLVNPDGVIFLSSSPAMVLKTLWPLDKAVRDKLIASRQFGSKLSGTSFLEREIIGDIEVALEGKDYIASRRVIGSDGWSIVLLAPTDHIGVYKLAGAFATISVCLLIVILSGIIYSTGQAREAIRQSEEDKRLLLDAAGEGIFGVDTAGRVTFVNPAALRMLGFAE